The Methanosphaera sp. BMS genome contains a region encoding:
- a CDS encoding YkvA family protein, whose protein sequence is MPKIFKEFYDALTENLDSYNGQYASFIDNGPKLYKLLSNLLMNYNKELDSEDKMKINAAISYYVVPLDVIPESEYGPYGYIDDIYICVYVIKDLIKKYGIEEINQFWEEIEELSEVIEESYEKTTILLDDTDEILKYIGLIE, encoded by the coding sequence ATGCCAAAAATATTTAAAGAATTTTACGATGCACTAACAGAAAACTTAGACTCATACAACGGTCAATACGCTTCATTTATAGACAATGGACCAAAATTATATAAACTATTGTCAAACTTACTGATGAATTATAATAAAGAACTAGATTCTGAAGATAAGATGAAAATCAATGCTGCAATATCATACTATGTAGTACCATTAGATGTTATACCGGAATCAGAATATGGTCCCTATGGATATATTGATGATATTTATATCTGTGTATATGTAATCAAAGACTTAATAAAAAAATATGGAATTGAAGAAATAAATCAATTCTGGGAAGAAATAGAAGAACTATCAGAAGTAATAGAAGAATCATATGAAAAAACAACAATTCTTCTAGATGATACTGATGAAATATTAAAATATATAGGATTAATAGAATAA
- a CDS encoding transposase, with the protein MTDYINDSTMKLKHRKHTPEAREKYKDRMPNVEPRFTYYKYTLKYRLYHVKGIKSSKTEQLLWQQPKT; encoded by the coding sequence ATAACAGATTACATAAATGATTCAACCATGAAACTAAAACACCGCAAGCACACACCAGAAGCACGAGAAAAATACAAAGACAGGATGCCAAATGTAGAACCAAGATTCACATACTATAAATATACACTAAAATACAGATTATATCACGTAAAAGGCATAAAAAGTTCAAAAACAGAACAATTGCTATGGCAACAACCCAAAACATGA
- a CDS encoding DUF262 domain-containing protein, which produces MQVQEFYFKNFISQQINMNIPLYQREYSWSKEECKELFNDIMEIGANDDRQSYFIGSIVYKVEDNGVIGSISDLDIIDGQQRITTLTLLLCSFCKKYKEINKNYAMGVFNNNIINNNMEKTKKLYLREKDDVTLDKIISSIFSDKKLDFDDNDSINIQENYKYFNKLLSNEDMEIFWKGFNKLIFISVRLQREDKPQSIFESLNSTGKKLTNSDLIRNYVLMDSKDQKTLYNDYWKNIESIFSDIDEKDFDLFFSSYLMSKLNNPINSDIYKEFKHYANLKYGDNIKLLVKDIHSNAEYYNNMFYGNEKDEDLKRVFDSLRSLNNTVVYRFLLSVYDDYVNPEINLTKEDFIQITKYIESYVLRRYVCSLNTNAMGSVFLILHKSIDKEDYLNSFIVNLLQYPKNDNKRFPKDEEFKESCKTKKIYNKNGRHMLYKLENYHNKEIVIVENCTIEHIMPQNLNSQWKECLGENYKEIHETYLNTIGNLTLTARNSEMGNKTFDEKLNMEEGFKDSKLHLNKYLSNLTSWNEKEINNRADILFNEIKSIWEYPLVTSEIEKKLEEIKEIKTGMVYTINDHKHLEEHTHSRKLYNILSDMILDIDENVIQIFNKQYIVFKTTKNFTEIDPQKQGLKLYLDIGIDKIKDPKGLCNDLTDIGHYGTGNTMVYLKKEDDINYVYKLIKQAYDTTQKIKRDDN; this is translated from the coding sequence TTGCAGGTTCAAGAATTTTATTTTAAAAATTTTATTAGTCAACAAATTAATATGAACATACCCCTTTATCAAAGAGAATACAGTTGGAGTAAAGAAGAATGTAAAGAATTATTTAATGACATAATGGAAATCGGAGCTAATGATGATAGGCAAAGTTATTTTATTGGGTCTATTGTTTATAAAGTCGAAGACAATGGTGTCATTGGTTCTATTTCTGATTTAGATATTATTGATGGACAACAACGTATAACAACACTAACCTTATTATTATGTAGTTTTTGTAAAAAATATAAAGAAATTAATAAAAATTATGCTATGGGGGTTTTTAATAATAATATTATTAATAATAACATGGAAAAGACTAAAAAACTTTATTTGCGTGAAAAAGATGATGTGACATTAGATAAAATCATATCTTCAATATTTTCAGATAAGAAATTGGATTTTGATGATAATGACTCCATAAATATTCAAGAAAACTACAAATATTTTAATAAACTTTTATCTAATGAGGATATGGAAATTTTTTGGAAAGGTTTTAATAAATTAATTTTCATTTCAGTTCGTTTGCAAAGAGAGGATAAACCACAATCAATTTTTGAAAGTTTAAATTCTACTGGAAAAAAACTTACAAATAGTGACTTGATTCGTAACTATGTTCTTATGGATTCTAAAGATCAAAAAACTCTTTATAATGATTATTGGAAAAATATCGAATCTATTTTTAGCGATATTGATGAAAAAGACTTTGATTTATTTTTTAGTTCATATTTAATGTCAAAACTAAATAATCCTATTAATTCCGATATTTATAAGGAATTTAAACATTATGCAAATCTTAAGTATGGAGATAATATTAAATTACTAGTTAAAGATATTCATAGTAATGCAGAATACTATAATAATATGTTTTATGGAAATGAAAAAGATGAAGATCTTAAAAGAGTATTTGACAGTCTTCGAAGTCTAAATAATACAGTTGTATATAGATTTTTATTAAGTGTTTATGATGATTATGTCAATCCAGAAATAAATTTAACTAAAGAAGACTTCATTCAAATTACTAAATATATTGAAAGTTATGTTCTACGAAGATATGTTTGTAGTTTAAATACAAATGCTATGGGATCAGTATTTTTAATACTTCATAAATCCATAGATAAGGAGGATTATCTTAATTCATTTATTGTAAATCTTCTACAATATCCGAAAAATGATAATAAACGATTCCCAAAAGATGAAGAGTTTAAAGAATCATGTAAAACCAAAAAGATTTACAATAAAAATGGAAGACACATGCTATATAAACTAGAAAATTATCATAATAAAGAAATTGTAATTGTGGAAAATTGTACTATAGAACACATAATGCCACAAAACTTAAATAGTCAATGGAAGGAATGTTTAGGTGAAAACTATAAAGAAATTCATGAAACATATTTAAATACAATAGGAAATTTAACTTTAACAGCTAGAAATTCAGAAATGGGCAATAAAACATTTGATGAAAAATTAAATATGGAAGAGGGTTTTAAAGATTCTAAATTACATTTAAATAAATATTTATCAAATCTAACTTCATGGAACGAAAAAGAGATAAATAATCGTGCAGACATATTATTCAACGAAATCAAATCAATTTGGGAATATCCATTAGTTACATCAGAAATAGAAAAGAAATTAGAAGAAATTAAAGAAATAAAAACAGGAATGGTATATACAATTAATGATCACAAACATTTGGAAGAACATACACATTCTCGAAAATTATATAACATATTATCAGATATGATTTTAGATATAGATGAAAATGTTATTCAAATATTTAACAAACAATATATCGTATTCAAAACAACTAAAAATTTTACGGAAATAGATCCTCAAAAGCAAGGATTAAAATTATACTTAGATATTGGAATAGATAAAATAAAGGACCCTAAAGGATTATGTAATGATTTAACTGATATAGGACATTATGGTACTGGCAATACTATGGTATATCTTAAAAAAGAAGATGATATTAATTATGTTTATAAATTAATTAAACAGGCATATGATACAACTCAAAAAATAAAAAGAGATGACAATTAG
- a CDS encoding restriction endonuclease subunit M — protein MNILGIDIKEKVLKDYYPKLLTILLKDHSSNKNIIWATDDYKRYGKGYEKTSRIFSKLITGDNGYIIKPRIKKTDNQQTSRSRDNGEVFTPSWICNKQNNLIDEKWFNYKYVFNQENGNKWETNTNKIKFPKGKRWQDYIMDIRLEITCGEAPYIVSRYDTVTGNYINIKDRIGLLDRKLRIVSENTDNQIDWLYWAKKSIENIYAYEFQGDNLLLARENILFTFIDYFNQKFDKNPDFDLIYEIANIISWNIFQMDGLKYVVPYSCQTEKKIIVTLFGKEVEETQCIGCKKDYVDQHNGVYSKIKDWETGKTIKFIDLINKGEI, from the coding sequence ATGAATATACTAGGAATTGATATAAAAGAAAAAGTTTTAAAAGATTATTATCCTAAATTATTGACAATTCTTTTAAAAGACCATTCCTCCAATAAAAATATCATTTGGGCAACAGATGATTATAAACGTTATGGTAAAGGTTATGAAAAAACTTCAAGAATCTTTTCTAAATTAATTACTGGTGATAATGGATATATTATTAAACCAAGAATTAAAAAAACAGATAATCAACAAACTTCAAGAAGTCGTGATAATGGGGAAGTTTTTACTCCTTCATGGATTTGCAATAAACAGAATAATTTAATTGATGAAAAATGGTTTAATTATAAATATGTATTTAATCAGGAAAATGGGAATAAATGGGAAACAAATACTAACAAAATTAAATTTCCAAAAGGAAAGAGATGGCAAGATTATATAATGGATATTAGATTAGAAATTACATGTGGTGAAGCACCATATATTGTAAGTAGATATGACACAGTAACAGGAAATTACATTAATATAAAAGATAGAATTGGTCTTTTAGACAGAAAATTAAGGATTGTTTCTGAAAATACTGATAATCAAATTGATTGGTTGTATTGGGCTAAAAAATCTATTGAGAATATTTATGCTTATGAATTTCAAGGAGATAACCTACTTTTAGCAAGAGAAAATATTTTATTTACTTTTATAGATTATTTTAATCAAAAATTTGATAAGAATCCCGATTTTGATTTGATATATGAAATAGCGAATATAATTTCTTGGAATATTTTTCAAATGGATGGTTTAAAATATGTGGTTCCATATTCTTGTCAAACTGAAAAAAAGATTATTGTCACATTATTTGGAAAGGAAGTAGAAGAAACTCAATGTATTGGTTGTAAAAAAGATTATGTTGATCAACATAATGGAGTATATTCTAAAATTAAAGATTGGGAAACTGGAAAAACAATTAAATTTATTGATTTAATCAATAAGGGGGAAATATGA
- a CDS encoding Eco57I restriction-modification methylase domain-containing protein, whose product MINSNEFVDTFSYKIIYIFTINDEFHKGRLKIGDTSISTNKTPDQLPPNCHELNVEAKKRIDSYTKTADIKYNLLHTELAIITYNKEGVLISEAFRDYDVHKILENSGIPKKSVGRANEWFEVDLETAKLAIKAKKENEDNLSGTTTMKGYTPIIFRPEQETAIEQTIERFKKQNRMLWNAKMRFGKTLTALEVIKRKKFKRSIIITHRPVVDKGWYEDFNKIFYDKDNYKYGSKQSGYSLSKLLNSGKNFVYFASIQDLRGSKKVGGIFDKNDEIFNLDWDFVIIDEAHEGTQTDLGQNVKDTIIKKRTKVLELSGTPFNILDQYDDLDIYTWDYVMEQEAKDNWDRLHCGDSNPYEELPKMHIFTYDLGEMLNNNQYDDIEDKAFNFKEFFRTWTGNIEQDFKVMPSDKEEGDFVHEDDVKSFLNLISRENENNNYPFASEEYRKLFKHSFWLLPGVAEAKAFSKLLRNHPVFSAFEIVNVAGEGDEEVHNIEALKDVKEAIDKAGEEGYTITLSCGRLTTGVTVKEWTSVMYLSGSYSISASNYLQTIFRAQSPCNKFGKMKTDCYVFDFAPDRTLKVIAEAVQLSTKAGKTYDKQKNALGKFLNYCPVISIDNTGMKPYNVSNMLQQLKRAYADKAVQNGFDDTSLYNDNLMSLTDMDLDEFEKLKEIIGSSKAQTTPKNIVINDQGFTDEEREKLEQIQKKPKKQRTLEEEVELKRLKELRKQKRTAISTLRAISIRMPLLIFGADIPITQDFKLRDFLNENIVDQKSWEEFMPQGVDRELFEKFIKYYDEEVFVAAGNKIRHIIKDSDNLSVEDRIRKITKLHSCFKNPDKETVLTPWRVVNMHLSDCLGGWCFYDDTFDVKEGILDKPRYISHDDVTSEVFNDKSQILEINSKTGLYQLYVAYSIYKNKVTSYNNELSLDEQQFIWLDVIKNNIFIISKTPMAKSIAKRTLLGFRESKFNAHYFDDMINQFENKDNLLIKKLSKPSYWNIKGVDKMKFNAIVGNPPYQEMDGGANASAKNIYPYFVNVSKKLHPNYVSLIIPARWYTSGKGLDDFRQDMIHDKHIIKLFDYVDSKDIFHTVEIKGGICYFLRSENEEKPCEIVYHSDEGIQHSTRYLHDLGEIYIRDERIISIAHKIIDNDFEAFDTIISSLKPYGLRGDFFKNPKKYDLPEILEDKVNSNDLAIYGLENNKRVYKYVPKNYPLPKKEGLDKYKLFVNRTYGNGKLGQDNRPTPEIGKPGQLCTETFLQVGPFESEIEAQNALKYMETKLFKLLVGINKTTQDAPKRVYTFVPMQDFTESSDIDWNGSVSEQLYEKYNLTQEEQDYIEKLILK is encoded by the coding sequence ATGATTAATTCTAATGAATTTGTGGATACTTTTAGTTATAAAATTATTTATATTTTCACTATAAATGATGAATTTCATAAAGGGCGATTGAAAATAGGTGATACAAGTATTAGTACTAATAAAACTCCTGACCAATTACCTCCTAATTGTCATGAGTTAAATGTTGAAGCTAAAAAAAGAATAGATAGTTATACAAAAACAGCTGATATAAAATATAATCTTTTACACACAGAATTAGCTATCATAACTTACAATAAAGAAGGGGTCTTAATATCCGAAGCATTTAGGGATTATGATGTCCACAAAATTTTAGAAAATTCAGGAATTCCAAAAAAATCAGTGGGTAGAGCTAATGAATGGTTTGAAGTAGACCTTGAGACAGCTAAACTAGCTATCAAAGCAAAAAAAGAAAATGAAGATAATCTTTCGGGTACAACTACTATGAAAGGTTATACTCCCATAATATTCAGGCCAGAACAAGAAACAGCTATTGAACAAACTATTGAACGATTTAAAAAACAAAATCGCATGTTATGGAATGCTAAAATGCGTTTTGGTAAAACATTAACTGCTTTAGAAGTTATTAAACGTAAAAAATTCAAAAGAAGTATTATTATAACTCATAGACCTGTTGTGGATAAAGGTTGGTATGAAGATTTTAATAAAATTTTTTATGATAAAGACAATTATAAATATGGTTCTAAACAATCTGGTTACTCATTATCAAAATTATTAAATTCCGGAAAAAATTTTGTATATTTTGCTTCTATTCAAGATTTAAGGGGATCTAAAAAGGTTGGAGGAATTTTTGATAAAAATGATGAAATTTTCAATTTAGATTGGGACTTTGTTATTATTGATGAAGCACATGAAGGAACACAAACTGACTTAGGTCAAAATGTTAAAGATACAATAATTAAAAAAAGAACAAAAGTTTTAGAATTATCTGGAACTCCATTTAATATTCTTGATCAATATGATGATTTAGACATCTATACTTGGGATTATGTGATGGAACAAGAAGCTAAAGATAATTGGGATAGACTCCATTGTGGTGATTCTAACCCTTATGAAGAATTACCCAAAATGCACATCTTCACATATGATTTAGGAGAAATGCTAAATAATAATCAGTACGATGATATAGAGGATAAAGCATTTAACTTTAAGGAATTCTTCAGAACATGGACTGGAAATATTGAACAAGATTTTAAAGTAATGCCTTCGGATAAAGAAGAAGGAGATTTTGTTCATGAAGATGATGTTAAAAGTTTTTTAAATTTAATATCTCGAGAAAATGAAAATAATAATTATCCTTTCGCTAGTGAAGAATATCGAAAGTTATTTAAACATTCATTTTGGTTGCTTCCGGGAGTTGCTGAAGCTAAAGCATTTAGTAAATTATTAAGAAATCATCCTGTCTTCAGTGCATTTGAAATTGTGAATGTTGCTGGTGAGGGAGATGAGGAAGTACATAATATCGAAGCTTTAAAAGACGTTAAAGAAGCTATTGATAAAGCGGGGGAAGAGGGTTACACAATAACATTATCTTGTGGAAGATTAACAACTGGAGTAACTGTTAAAGAATGGACATCTGTCATGTATTTATCAGGATCTTATTCTATTAGTGCATCTAATTACCTTCAAACTATTTTTAGAGCCCAGTCTCCTTGTAATAAATTTGGAAAAATGAAAACTGATTGTTATGTTTTTGATTTTGCACCGGATAGAACTTTAAAAGTTATTGCTGAAGCTGTTCAACTTTCTACAAAAGCAGGTAAAACATATGATAAGCAAAAAAATGCACTTGGGAAATTTTTAAATTATTGTCCGGTTATTTCAATAGATAATACTGGGATGAAACCATATAATGTAAGTAATATGCTTCAACAACTTAAAAGAGCATATGCAGATAAGGCAGTGCAAAATGGTTTTGATGATACAAGTTTATACAACGATAATCTCATGAGTTTAACAGATATGGATTTAGATGAATTCGAAAAACTTAAAGAAATTATTGGAAGTTCTAAAGCACAAACAACACCTAAAAATATTGTGATTAATGATCAAGGATTTACAGATGAAGAAAGGGAAAAGCTTGAACAAATACAGAAAAAACCAAAAAAACAAAGGACACTTGAAGAAGAAGTTGAATTAAAACGACTTAAAGAATTAAGAAAACAAAAACGAACAGCTATTTCAACTTTAAGAGCTATTTCAATTAGAATGCCTTTGTTAATATTCGGTGCTGATATTCCTATTACTCAAGATTTTAAACTTAGAGACTTTTTAAATGAAAACATTGTTGATCAAAAATCTTGGGAAGAGTTTATGCCTCAAGGTGTCGACAGAGAACTTTTTGAAAAATTTATCAAATATTATGATGAAGAAGTATTTGTTGCGGCAGGAAATAAAATAAGACATATAATTAAAGATTCTGATAACTTGTCTGTTGAAGATCGTATTAGAAAAATTACAAAATTACACTCATGTTTCAAAAATCCCGATAAAGAAACAGTCTTAACACCATGGCGTGTAGTAAATATGCATTTAAGTGATTGTTTAGGTGGATGGTGTTTTTATGATGATACATTTGATGTAAAAGAAGGTATTTTAGATAAACCACGTTATATTAGTCATGATGATGTTACTTCTGAAGTATTTAATGATAAAAGCCAAATTTTAGAAATTAATTCAAAAACAGGTTTATATCAATTATATGTTGCATATAGTATTTATAAAAATAAAGTTACTTCTTATAATAATGAATTATCATTAGATGAACAACAGTTTATTTGGTTAGATGTTATAAAAAATAATATTTTTATCATTTCTAAAACTCCAATGGCTAAATCTATAGCTAAACGGACATTATTAGGTTTTAGAGAATCGAAATTTAATGCACATTATTTTGATGATATGATAAATCAATTTGAAAATAAAGATAATCTTCTTATTAAAAAACTTTCAAAACCAAGTTACTGGAATATTAAAGGGGTTGATAAAATGAAATTTAATGCAATTGTTGGAAATCCACCTTATCAAGAGATGGATGGTGGTGCTAATGCTAGTGCTAAAAATATATACCCATATTTTGTTAATGTATCTAAAAAATTACATCCAAATTATGTATCATTAATTATTCCTGCTAGATGGTATACTTCAGGTAAAGGTTTAGATGATTTTAGGCAAGATATGATTCATGATAAACATATAATAAAATTATTTGATTATGTGGATTCTAAAGACATTTTTCATACTGTTGAAATAAAAGGAGGAATCTGTTATTTCTTAAGAAGTGAAAATGAAGAAAAACCGTGTGAAATTGTGTATCATAGTGATGAAGGAATACAACATTCTACTAGATATTTACATGATTTAGGCGAAATTTACATCAGAGATGAAAGAATTATTTCAATAGCTCATAAAATAATTGATAATGATTTTGAAGCATTTGATACTATTATATCAAGTCTCAAACCTTATGGTCTTAGAGGAGATTTCTTTAAAAATCCTAAAAAATATGATTTACCTGAAATTTTAGAAGATAAAGTTAATTCAAATGATTTAGCTATATATGGTCTTGAAAATAATAAACGAGTTTATAAATATGTACCTAAAAATTATCCACTACCTAAAAAAGAAGGATTGGATAAATATAAGTTGTTTGTTAATCGTACATATGGAAATGGAAAATTAGGGCAGGATAATCGACCTACTCCTGAAATTGGAAAACCGGGACAATTATGTACTGAAACATTTTTACAAGTAGGTCCTTTTGAAAGTGAAATAGAAGCACAAAATGCATTAAAATATATGGAAACCAAACTTTTCAAATTGTTAGTTGGTATAAATAAAACAACTCAAGATGCCCCTAAAAGAGTTTATACTTTTGTTCCTATGCAAGATTTCACAGAATCTTCTGATATTGATTGGAATGGATCAGTAAGTGAACAATTATATGAAAAATATAATTTAACTCAAGAAGAGCAAGATTATATTGAAAAATTAATTCTAAAATAA
- a CDS encoding transposase: MDFVLTAYNYAKLTFKKYSSQYSKQKYTQPQLFAILAYKTYNKYDYRNIIENLNVSTKLQKALNLKTIPHYTTIQKFFKKLPVKKLNQINTLLLQQFPLYECYFSLDGTGFTNSYSDIYYNNRTKKTRRSYIKNHITVDSKYMLIRHHNATKGPKYDINFAISAIRAIRCYKPIHISR, from the coding sequence TTGGATTTTGTTTTAACAGCATATAATTATGCTAAACTAACATTTAAAAAGTATTCTTCACAATATTCTAAACAAAAATACACACAACCACAATTATTTGCAATTTTAGCATACAAAACATACAATAAATATGATTATAGGAACATAATAGAAAATTTAAATGTATCTACAAAATTACAAAAGGCTTTAAATCTTAAAACAATACCTCATTATACAACTATCCAAAAATTCTTCAAAAAACTACCAGTTAAAAAATTAAATCAAATTAACACATTACTTTTACAACAGTTCCCACTATATGAATGTTATTTCAGTTTAGATGGAACAGGATTCACTAATTCCTATTCAGATATATATTACAACAACAGAACTAAAAAAACACGTCGAAGTTATATCAAAAATCACATTACAGTGGATTCAAAATATATGTTAATAAGACATCACAATGCTACAAAAGGACCAAAATATGATATAAACTTTGCAATAAGTGCAATACGAGCAATACGATGTTATAAACCAATACATATTAGCAGATAA
- a CDS encoding transposase produces the protein MQYEQYDVINQYILADKAYDTEIIKQTIIEETTALPEIPVKTRQKRGTYRSKCRVIFRPRVYRFRNQVEGVNSVEKRKFSGINNSRSTNLQIKETKMKNVFYTIYQSIQIVQK, from the coding sequence GTGCAATACGAGCAATACGATGTTATAAACCAATACATATTAGCAGATAAGGCATATGATACAGAAATTATTAAACAAACAATTATTGAAGAAACAACTGCATTACCAGAGATACCAGTAAAAACAAGACAAAAACGTGGTACATATAGAAGCAAATGTAGAGTGATATTCAGACCTCGGGTATATAGATTCAGAAACCAAGTTGAAGGAGTAAATAGTGTTGAAAAAAGAAAATTTAGTGGAATAAACAACAGTAGAAGCACTAATTTACAAATAAAAGAAACAAAAATGAAAAATGTGTTTTATACCATTTACCAATCAATTCAAATTGTACAAAAATAG
- a CDS encoding endonuclease/exonuclease/phosphatase family protein, whose translation MKIMSWNCNGSFREKINSITQKNQKTYVDADIYVICECENPDESHPDYKEYKELIQDLFGDNHYWVGNLPYKGLGIFAKDNVDLIELETNGNFEFFKAFRVNDSFNLLTIWVQDKDKEKGLNPYVEMIHDFFDANTELFDENLIICGDLNSSAVFDHKHNAKDDNGNAKNHTNLDKKLNDKGLFSVYHELSNEENGKEKQKTFFLYRHLNYQFHLDYVYANKEIIEKTILKEKGKNVYEDLPNKFEILDKWNWISLSDHLPVVFEWD comes from the coding sequence ATGAAAATAATGAGTTGGAATTGTAACGGAAGTTTTAGAGAAAAAATTAACTCAATAACCCAAAAAAATCAAAAAACATATGTAGATGCAGATATTTATGTAATCTGTGAATGTGAAAATCCTGATGAATCACATCCGGACTACAAAGAATACAAAGAGTTAATCCAAGACTTATTTGGAGATAATCATTATTGGGTTGGAAATCTTCCTTATAAAGGTTTAGGAATATTTGCTAAGGATAATGTTGATTTAATAGAATTGGAAACTAATGGAAATTTTGAATTCTTTAAGGCCTTTAGAGTAAATGATTCCTTCAATCTATTGACTATTTGGGTACAAGATAAAGATAAAGAAAAAGGACTAAATCCATATGTCGAAATGATTCATGACTTCTTTGATGCTAATACAGAATTATTTGATGAAAATCTTATAATATGTGGAGACTTAAATAGTAGTGCTGTATTTGACCATAAACATAATGCAAAAGATGATAATGGAAATGCTAAAAATCATACAAATCTTGATAAGAAATTAAATGACAAAGGATTATTTAGTGTATATCATGAGTTAAGTAATGAAGAAAATGGTAAAGAAAAACAAAAAACCTTTTTCCTATATAGACATTTAAATTATCAGTTCCATCTTGATTATGTATATGCCAATAAGGAAATAATTGAAAAAACAATATTAAAAGAAAAAGGAAAGAATGTTTATGAAGATTTACCTAACAAGTTTGAAATTTTGGATAAGTGGAACTGGATTAGTTTAAGTGATCATTTGCCAGTAGTGTTTGAATGGGATTAA
- a CDS encoding DUF6508 domain-containing protein, which produces MEPEYNRKTEFTKEELIEILDSFLEYKPVFDRRVSGEDSSWKVDETRYDTDASTHRYIGYDYTYVKAAWDVRNVVYDYRIEDKENIPNFKIICEKYGVHDVKGASEKKLDFLEIVTIITYIDRADRHSDGGWYEHRVEDGTFYNLLCRLEDIRDDL; this is translated from the coding sequence ATGGAACCTGAATATAACCGTAAAACTGAATTTACTAAGGAAGAATTAATCGAGATTCTGGATTCTTTTCTAGAATATAAACCTGTATTTGACAGAAGAGTTTCTGGCGAGGATTCTTCATGGAAAGTAGATGAAACAAGGTATGATACTGATGCAAGCACACATAGATATATTGGTTATGATTATACTTACGTGAAAGCAGCATGGGATGTTAGGAATGTGGTGTATGATTATCGTATTGAAGACAAAGAAAATATTCCTAATTTTAAGATCATTTGTGAAAAATATGGAGTACATGACGTTAAAGGAGCATCTGAGAAAAAATTGGATTTTCTTGAGATAGTTACTATTATTACTTATATTGATAGGGCTGACCGTCATTCTGATGGTGGATGGTATGAACATCGTGTAGAGGATGGTACTTTTTATAATTTGCTCTGCAGGTTAGAAGATATTAGAGATGATTTGTGA